The window CCGGACCGGTTCTTCCGATTTGAGGGCGGCATGGATTTCCGTGCGACTCCGGTTGGCTTCCGTCAGGAACTCGGTGAACAAATGGACCAGGAAATCATCGTCCTCGCCCATGCTCTCCACGAACGCCTTCAGCGTACCGGTATGAAGGGTGGAGGTCTGAACGCGACCCAACACGCGGCGCAGGCCGTCCATGTCGAAGGGTTTGGTGAGGAAGTCATCCATGCCGGCATCCATGCAGGCGCGCTTGTCGTTTGCGCCTGCGTTGGCCGTCAGGCCTATCACGTGGATGGGATTTCCCATGGCGCGGATTTGCCGGGTGGCCTCAACGCCGCTCAACACCGGCATCATCATGTCCATCAATACCGCATGGAAGGGCTCGCTGCTTGCATGGATGGCATCGATTGCTTCCTGTCCGTTGTCCACCGTATGCACCTCGTGGCCGAGGCGGCTCACCATGGTACGCACTACCCGCTGATTGATGGCGTTGTCGTCTGCGAAAAGCAGCTTCATGGGATGGAGGGAACGGTTGTGTGGATTCCCTTCCGGTATCGGATATCTGCAGGAAAACTTGAGCCCGCCGGACGTCAAATCCTCGCCCGACGGACCATCGAAATCAGGAAACCGCCCGTCAGGATAATGAATCCGATCCATACCAAGGAAATGAGGGGCTTCTCATAGGCCTGGACGACCAACCAATCGTCGGGCGTGACCCGGACACCGTCCAGCGCCAGTGTGACCTCTCCGTTGTCCACATTCATGGCGGTAAACGCGACGGTAATGCCCCATTCCGGAACACTGTTCTCGACGAAGCTGACCGACCTGTCCTTCTCGATGATGTACACGGGGCGAAGGGTCTTCGCCTCTCCGGTCGCCTGGCTCGTAATCCGAACGCGTGCGCCGACCGCCACCTCCGTGGAGTCCGTCACGAATTCGGGTTCGATATTCAAGTCGAAGCCGTCGAAGGCAATCACGTATTCATCGTTGCCGACGACGGTTGAGTCCCCACGTGCCAGGTTGATCTGTCCCTGGTTTTCGTCGCCCGTTTCAAACATTTCGTTCGGTGCTACGGCCAGGAAAATGTCCTTTTCAGCGAACTGGCGGACCGACGGATGCTGGATCCACTGCCCCTTGTTCGACATGTAGACCACCGGGTTCATCTCCCAGGTGCGGTCAGCCGGGTCGGTAACGGTGAGGTTGAAAACGGGACGGCCTTCTTCATTCTGGTCCCTGCCGTTGTACGTGAACACGTAGCCGTTGATGGGCAGCGTCTGGCCCTTGGTCAGGATGAAGTTGTCCCGGTTATCACCCACCTGGACACCCGTCCCGATGGAGTTTCCGAAGATGGACGAAGCCACAATGCCGAGCATCATGATGGCCATGCCCACGTGGGCCATGGCACCCCCTGCGAGTTTCAGGTTGCCCCTCGCAATGCGCCACAGTACGATCCCGTTGCCATACAGGGCAAAGAAGGAGACGAACACCAACAGGACGACGGCCATGCCGAAGCTGTTCTGTTCCCACCACGAGCCGCCCTCACCGATGAGGCTCCGGAACGGAGAAACCACCACGATGATGGCCGTACTGAATACCGCAAGGACCGTCGGCCACATGAGCACACGATTGATGGTCCGGACGTTCATCTTGTTCCACCAGAACAACTGAGCCATTCCGGCAAGGAAAACGAAGACGATGGACAGGGGCAGCGTCCACTTGTTGTAGAACTCCAGGGGCACGGCCGACGGACTGTCCCGGAAAATGCGTCCCAGGATGGGGGCGCTCGTACCGACAATGACAACCGCCGAGATGGCACACAACACCATGGCTCCGGAGAAAATCATGAATTCGCGGGACAGCATTTCCGGCTCCTTCTGCGGCGTGGGAAGTTCACTGTATCGGGCAGCGAAAAGGCCGAATCCAATGATCCCCATGGTCAAAATCCAGATCAACAGCTGGTTGTAGAGCCCCAGGTCCACGAACGAGTGCACGGAGATTTCCCCCAGGATGCCCGATCGGGTCAGGAACGTGGAATAGACCACGAACATGTAGGCCAGGACCGTCAGGAAAAGCGAGGCCTTCTGGCTGTGTCCTGACCGCTTCTGGACAATCATGGTGTGCACGGCGGCCACGCCAATGAGCCACGGTACGAGGGATGAGTTTTCCACGGGGTCCCAGGCCCAGTATCCACCGAAGGAAAGCGTCTCATAGGCCCAATAGCCGCCCAGCATGATGCCCACGCCCAGTGCCATGACGGCAAAAAGCGTCCATGGGAGGGCCGGGCGGACCCACTGGGTGTACTGCCGCTTCCACAGAGCCGTTACGGCGAATCCGAAGGGCACGATCATGGACGCGAACCCGGAAAACAGAATGGGTGGATGAATGACCATCCAGTAGTTCTGCAGCAGGTCATTCAGTCCCTGCCCATCCGTCGGGATAATGCCTGCCTGGATCATGGGGGCATCCGGGAATTTCTCGGCCAGGGTCGTGAAGGGCGATGAACCAATGGGCAGCGGACCCAGCTCGATACCTACGATCATCGAGATCAGGAAGGCCTGGCACAGCGCGATAATGGCCATGACCGGTGCTTCGTACTCGCGCGCCAGGTGGATAACCGCCAGACCGACTCCGGCATTCATGACGATCCACAGCAGGAACGAGCCCTCCTGACCGGCCCATGTGGCCGAAACCAGGAATTTCAGGCCCAGGTCCATGGACGTGTTGGCGTACACGTACGCATTCGAAAAGTCATGCGTAACGCTCAGGTACATGAGCAGGCCGAAGGCCGCGATGCTGGTCAGGGTCATGGCCAACCATGACGCGCGGGCCACCCGCGTCCAGACACTGACCACCGGGTCCGGCACGAGGACCTTCATGCCTTTGGCCGTCCTGAAAAACAGCACGCCCGAAAGCACGCACGCAACCATGGAGGTCAGGATGAGGAGCTTGCCTATGATTCCAATCATCGGAGGGTCGCGTGGTCTGGGGTGGGCGTATCCGGATACTATCCACGAATGACCAGTTGGTCCCGCCCTTCAACGCAATTTCATGGCATATCGGGCGTCGCTCGACTTCCTCGGGCAGGGGCCAAAAAAAACAGGCACGCCCTGCTCCGAAGGATGAGAAGAACCTCTCTCAACCAAAATGTGGGTACCGCTCAACGACTTTCGACTTCCCCGGTCCGCTTTCGCGGTGACTGCCAAGGCAGTTGGGGCCTGTCGTCCGACCTTGAAGGATGGTTCCCAGGACGTAAACGTTAGGTTCTTACTATGCGTCCAAAGCAGGGTCGCGCCTGCATGTAAGTACGGGTACCATGGACCCGTACGCAAGGGAAAATCCCGTGGAGACGGTGGCAATCGGGCTCAACCGTCGGGAATCGGGGACCAACCGGAACGTCAAGGGCACGGGCTGGTCAGCGCGAAAGCAGGGCGTCTGACAACATGCGCTCCAATTCCGTCAATTGGCCGTTGACGTGGGCCCCGGGGTCCAACTTGCGGGCCCTTTCCACGAACAGTTCTTCGGTTACGGCCAACGCGGTAATGACGGACGCTGTCAAATCGGATTGGTCGGGATGCGCCGACTTGAACGCCCGGAGCTTGGCATCCAGGTATTCAGCCATCTCAAGCGTAGCCAATTCATCCGCTTCCGATACGCGCAGCGTATAGTCCTTGCCCAGGAAGCGCACCTTGAGGGGTTTCAGATTCTTTGACATGGTCAAACCTCGGATTTGCGGGACGCATCCGCATGACTCTCGATGTGCCGGTCAATCACGGACAGGTAGTGCTCAATCTCCTCACGCAGTTGGGCAGGGCTCTCCGTGAACACGACCGGGGTCCCGTCCACGCCCATGGTCATATCGTGACGCAGCGATTCCACTTCCTTGCGAAGGGCGTGATTTTCCGCCCGCAGCCGTGCCAATTCCTTGACCGCCAATTCAATCCGGACGCGCAGACTTTCAAGGGCGCGCGTCTGTTTCTGGTGGCGTGGGCCCCGGGTCGGTGCCGGCGATTCCTCCGGCGAGGCAAACATGTTGGGTTCGGACATATTCGACATGCGGGAATATAGGTAATCGGACAATCGGCGCGCCAGCCCCTGTCAGCGAAGTCGGGCGCCGAATTCCGAAGCCGTCTTCTCGAGGATCCGGCCTACGGCCTGGTCCACCTCTTCGTCCCGAAGCGTCCGGTCCGCACTGAACGCCAGGGCGAAGGCCACGCTTTTCCGGCCCTCCGGCAAATGCTCGCCCTCGTAGAGGTCAAAAGGTCGGCATTCCTTCAGCAGGTCGCCACCGGCGTCGAGAATAGAGTTGCGGACATCGCCTGCCGCCACACCGACATCCATGACCAGGGCGATGTCCCGTTCCACCACAGGGAATCGGGAGACCGCTTCGTACCGGGTCCGGCCCAGTCGCGCCGAACGATCAGCCAACAGGCTCCAATCGAACTCCACGAAGAAAACAGGACGTTCGCCGGATACCTGACCGACGGTGCCCACCACCTCCTGGCCGAGCTGCACGGACGCGAGTGCCTCCAGGCCGCCGTCCTGCGGATTGTCCGGGCTGCGATCGGGCAGCGGCGTGTACACCGCTCCGCTCAGTCGCAATGCCCGCAATACCCGCTCAGCCACGCCCTTCACGTCAAACCAATCAGCAGCACGTTCAGGCTCATTCCATGCTGCGGTGGTCCACGTTCCCGATGCCACGATCAACAGGGATTCTATTTCTGTATACCCGTCCACCACACTCCGGTCGGTCTGCTTGCGTGCATGCACCCGTCCCATTTCAAACAGGCGCAGTCCGCGCTGTCCATGATTCCGGTTGTGGTCCACCACGCGCAGGACGCCCGGCAACAGGGAGGGGCGGAGCGTGGACATTTCCGTTGTTATGGGGTTCAGGGTCTCGACCACGCCACCGCCGAGCCGTCCTGCCGGAAGGGCCTCGTCCATGAATCGCTCTGCGCTCGCAAGGGGCAGCATGGAATTGGTCTGGACTTCCCGGAAACCCATGCCGGCCAACAACATGCGGACGTTCTTCCGCAGCTCCCGCCGCGCGTCCGGGCGGGGTGTGAAGTTGGGTAACGCCGATTGCGCAGGCTCCGGAATATTGTCGAACCCGTACAGGCGCGCCACTTCCTCTATGACATCGATTTCCCGCTCCACATCCGGACGCCAGGCCGGGACAACGACATCCCACGCATCTTCGGAAACCGTGCGCAATTCAAAGCCGATGGCCGTCAGGAGTTGGACGATGTGGGGGGAGGCGACGGGCGTCCCGACAACGCGTTCGATTCTCGACCCCCGCAATGGGACGGTCCGGGGCACGTGGGGCACCGGATGCGCATCCACCATGCCGTCCACGACCGTCCCTCCGGCAAGGTCCCGCATGAGTTCGGCCGCGCGGGCGGCAGCCCACACCTGACCGGTCGGGTCCACGCCCCGTTCGAAGCGGTACGACGCATCGGTCTGCAGCTGGAGGGTCTTGGCCGTCCGGCGGATGCTGGACGGGTCGAACCAGGCGCTCTCAATCAGGACGTCGGTCGTCGCATCCGAAACTTCCGAATTCTCTCCGCCCATGACGCCGGCAATGGCCACATCGCCCTCGCCGTCGGCAATCATGAGGGTCCCGGCGGGCAGAATCCGCTCCTTGGAGTCGAGAGTCGTGAACCGGGTTTCACCGCTCGTTGCGTGGACCCGGATCCGGCCGTCCCGGATGGTCGCAAGGTCGAATGCGTGCAACGGCTGCCCGCACTCATACATGACATAATTGGTGATGTCGACCACGTTGTTGCGGGGACGCAGCCCGATGGCCGTCAGGCGCTGTTTCAGCCAGGCCGGAGACTCGGCAATCGTGACCCCGCGGACGACGACGCCCACGTACCGGTGGCAGAGTTCGGGCGCCTGGATGTCCACCTCGATTTCCTTGGCCGCCACCCCGCCCGCCAACGGATACGCCACATCCGGCACCACGAGTGGACGGTCGGTCAATGCGGCGATATCCCGTGCCATGCCGATGTGCGATACCGCATCGGGCCGGTTCGGTGTGATGGCGACGTCGATGGCCGCATCCTTGAGCGCCACGCCCGTACCGGCCATCCATTCCGCGAAGTCGACACCGACGGGCGCATCGTCCGGAAGCACCATGATGCCGTCGTGATTGTCGGACAGTCCGAGTTCATCCTCGGCGCAGATCATTCCGTTCGATTCCTGGCCCCGAAGCTTGGCCTTCTTGAGGGTGACCGGTACGCGGACCTCCGGGTTCTCACGGGAGGGGAGATGCAGCGTGGTTCCGACCGTAGCCACGGGCACGCGCTGGCCGGCCGCGACATTGGATGCGCCACATACGATCTGGACGGGCGCTCCGGATCCCAGATCCACATCGCAAAGGGTGAGGCGGTCGGCATCCGGATGCGAACGCGTGGCTACCACGGCCCCGATGACGACGCCGTCAAGGTCCTGGCCCCGGTGTTCGACGCCGTCGACCTCCAGGCCGCACATGGTCAGCCGGTCCGCCAGTTCATCCACTGAGAGGCCGTGCTCAACATAGTCGGACAGCCAGTTTGCACTGATGATCATGATGGTGGGAGGATCAGGAGAGTGGGAATTGCTGGAGGAAGCGCACGTCGTTCTCGTACAGGATGCGGATGTCATCTATGCCGTAGCGGAGCATGGCAATCCGCTCGACACCCATGCCGAATGCGTATCCGGTATACACTTCAGGGTCGATGTCCACCGACGTGAGTACGTTCGGGTCCACCATGCCACAACCCAGGATTTCCATCCAGCGTCCGCCGCCCGGCAGGGCGTCGTCCTTCCACCAGATATCCACTTCGGCCGACGGCTCGGTGAACGGGAAGAAGGAGGGCCGGAACCGCATGCGTACATCCTCGCCGAACAGGGTGCGCGCGAACGCGTGCAGGATCTGCTTCAGGTCGGCCATGGTGACGCCTTTGTCGATGTACAGGCCTTCCACCTGGTTGAACAGGCAGTAGGACTTGTAGGAGATGGCCTCGTTGCGGTATACCCGGCCTGGCACGATGACCCGGACCGGGGGCGGCTGCTGCTCCATGACCCGGATCTGTACCGGAGACGTGTGGGTGCGCAGCAGCGTGGTGCCTTCCTCGATGAAGAAGGTGTCCTGCATGTCCCGCGCCGGATGGTCGGGCGGAAAGTTCAGCGCCGAGAAGTTGTGCCAGTCGTCTTCGATTTCCGGGCCTTCGGCGATGCTGAATCCGTAACTGGTGAAGACGTGCTCAATGAGCGAAAGCGTCTGAGTAAGCGGATGCAGGCTGCCTTCCGCGGGCTCGCGGCCGGGCAACGTCCGATCGAATGCAGGGCCGCCGCCGGTGGCCCCGGCCGCGAGCGCCTGCTGCGCCTCGTCCAGGCGGGCTTCCACACGCTGTTTGAGTTCGTTGACCGTCTGCCCGTATGCCTTTCGGTCGCCCGGATCGACTTCCGGAATCCGCTTCATGAGCGCGGTGATGACGCCCTGCTTCCGGCTCAGGAAACGGATGCGGTAGGCATCCAGGGCCGCTTCGGAATCGAGGACCGTATCCTCTATTTCTCTCTGGACGGGCTGGAGATCGACGGACATGGCTGGTGGGGCAAGGTTAGGCGGACAATGCGGATCGGGCCAGGCAAAAAGGACAAAAAAAGTCCCGCCTTTGCCGGGGCAGAGGCGGGACTCGGATCAGCACGGATGCTGAATGGGCTACGAGGCCGCCTTGACGACCTCGGTAAACACCGCTGGATCATTCATGGCCAGATCGGCCAGGACTTTCCGGTTCAACGTGATATCCGACTTGCGGAGGGACCCCGTCAACTGGGAATACGTGGTGCCGTTTACACGGGCAGCCGCGTTGATGCGGGAAATCCAGAGACG of the Rhodothermales bacterium genome contains:
- a CDS encoding response regulator, with translation MKLLFADDNAINQRVVRTMVSRLGHEVHTVDNGQEAIDAIHASSEPFHAVLMDMMMPVLSGVEATRQIRAMGNPIHVIGLTANAGANDKRACMDAGMDDFLTKPFDMDGLRRVLGRVQTSTLHTGTLKAFVESMGEDDDFLVHLFTEFLTEANRSRTEIHAALKSEEPVRIERVVHNLKANSAMFGARRLTDLCAGMEKDAHAGDIDGIRGRMSAFEGALVDVQRDVQRLIDDRLVSG
- the ccsA gene encoding cytochrome c biogenesis protein CcsA; amino-acid sequence: MIGIIGKLLILTSMVACVLSGVLFFRTAKGMKVLVPDPVVSVWTRVARASWLAMTLTSIAAFGLLMYLSVTHDFSNAYVYANTSMDLGLKFLVSATWAGQEGSFLLWIVMNAGVGLAVIHLAREYEAPVMAIIALCQAFLISMIVGIELGPLPIGSSPFTTLAEKFPDAPMIQAGIIPTDGQGLNDLLQNYWMVIHPPILFSGFASMIVPFGFAVTALWKRQYTQWVRPALPWTLFAVMALGVGIMLGGYWAYETLSFGGYWAWDPVENSSLVPWLIGVAAVHTMIVQKRSGHSQKASLFLTVLAYMFVVYSTFLTRSGILGEISVHSFVDLGLYNQLLIWILTMGIIGFGLFAARYSELPTPQKEPEMLSREFMIFSGAMVLCAISAVVIVGTSAPILGRIFRDSPSAVPLEFYNKWTLPLSIVFVFLAGMAQLFWWNKMNVRTINRVLMWPTVLAVFSTAIIVVVSPFRSLIGEGGSWWEQNSFGMAVVLLVFVSFFALYGNGIVLWRIARGNLKLAGGAMAHVGMAIMMLGIVASSIFGNSIGTGVQVGDNRDNFILTKGQTLPINGYVFTYNGRDQNEEGRPVFNLTVTDPADRTWEMNPVVYMSNKGQWIQHPSVRQFAEKDIFLAVAPNEMFETGDENQGQINLARGDSTVVGNDEYVIAFDGFDLNIEPEFVTDSTEVAVGARVRITSQATGEAKTLRPVYIIEKDRSVSFVENSVPEWGITVAFTAMNVDNGEVTLALDGVRVTPDDWLVVQAYEKPLISLVWIGFIILTGGFLISMVRRARI
- a CDS encoding cell division protein ZapA; this translates as MSKNLKPLKVRFLGKDYTLRVSEADELATLEMAEYLDAKLRAFKSAHPDQSDLTASVITALAVTEELFVERARKLDPGAHVNGQLTELERMLSDALLSR
- the pheT gene encoding phenylalanine--tRNA ligase subunit beta — encoded protein: MIISANWLSDYVEHGLSVDELADRLTMCGLEVDGVEHRGQDLDGVVIGAVVATRSHPDADRLTLCDVDLGSGAPVQIVCGASNVAAGQRVPVATVGTTLHLPSRENPEVRVPVTLKKAKLRGQESNGMICAEDELGLSDNHDGIMVLPDDAPVGVDFAEWMAGTGVALKDAAIDVAITPNRPDAVSHIGMARDIAALTDRPLVVPDVAYPLAGGVAAKEIEVDIQAPELCHRYVGVVVRGVTIAESPAWLKQRLTAIGLRPRNNVVDITNYVMYECGQPLHAFDLATIRDGRIRVHATSGETRFTTLDSKERILPAGTLMIADGEGDVAIAGVMGGENSEVSDATTDVLIESAWFDPSSIRRTAKTLQLQTDASYRFERGVDPTGQVWAAARAAELMRDLAGGTVVDGMVDAHPVPHVPRTVPLRGSRIERVVGTPVASPHIVQLLTAIGFELRTVSEDAWDVVVPAWRPDVEREIDVIEEVARLYGFDNIPEPAQSALPNFTPRPDARRELRKNVRMLLAGMGFREVQTNSMLPLASAERFMDEALPAGRLGGGVVETLNPITTEMSTLRPSLLPGVLRVVDHNRNHGQRGLRLFEMGRVHARKQTDRSVVDGYTEIESLLIVASGTWTTAAWNEPERAADWFDVKGVAERVLRALRLSGAVYTPLPDRSPDNPQDGGLEALASVQLGQEVVGTVGQVSGERPVFFVEFDWSLLADRSARLGRTRYEAVSRFPVVERDIALVMDVGVAAGDVRNSILDAGGDLLKECRPFDLYEGEHLPEGRKSVAFALAFSADRTLRDEEVDQAVGRILEKTASEFGARLR
- the pheS gene encoding phenylalanine--tRNA ligase subunit alpha, giving the protein MSVDLQPVQREIEDTVLDSEAALDAYRIRFLSRKQGVITALMKRIPEVDPGDRKAYGQTVNELKQRVEARLDEAQQALAAGATGGGPAFDRTLPGREPAEGSLHPLTQTLSLIEHVFTSYGFSIAEGPEIEDDWHNFSALNFPPDHPARDMQDTFFIEEGTTLLRTHTSPVQIRVMEQQPPPVRVIVPGRVYRNEAISYKSYCLFNQVEGLYIDKGVTMADLKQILHAFARTLFGEDVRMRFRPSFFPFTEPSAEVDIWWKDDALPGGGRWMEILGCGMVDPNVLTSVDIDPEVYTGYAFGMGVERIAMLRYGIDDIRILYENDVRFLQQFPLS
- the rplT gene encoding 50S ribosomal protein L20 codes for the protein MPRATNRVASRRRRKKIMAMAKGYWGRRKNVYTVAKNAVEKALQYAYRDRRARKRQFRRLWISRINAAARVNGTTYSQLTGSLRKSDITLNRKVLADLAMNDPAVFTEVVKAAS